The stretch of DNA GGAGCCGACGGAATTCCTCAACCTCGCCTTCGAGAAATACCGCCGGTTGTGGCAGGAGTAGACGGTCGGGAAAGCAGGCAGCAAATGAAGGTAAGCGGCATCAACCACGTGTCGATCAATACGCGGGACCTGCAGGCGTCCGCCGACTTTTATGGGCGCATCCTGGGCTGGAAGCAGAAGGAGACGGTGCCGTTCGACGGGTTCTCCCTTGTCTACTTCGAGGTTCCCGGTGGCGGCCGGCTTGAGCTGTTCGACTACGGCGGCCGGAACCCGCAGGCGAGGCGCGACGAAAGCGAGGCCGGCCTTCGACACCTGGCCTTCACGGTCGACGACGTCGACACGGCAGAGGCGCACCTTCGCGGCAACGGGGTAACGATCA from Anaerolineales bacterium encodes:
- a CDS encoding VOC family protein, with the protein product MKVSGINHVSINTRDLQASADFYGRILGWKQKETVPFDGFSLVYFEVPGGGRLELFDYGGRNPQARRDESEAGLRHLAFTVDDVDTAEAHLRGNGVTI